The Magnolia sinica isolate HGM2019 chromosome 9, MsV1, whole genome shotgun sequence sequence ACTAGCCAGgtagctagtggttggtgctccgtgggccacaccatgtgttttgtccactccatccatctatttttccaaatcattttaaagaTTAAAACCAAAAATgcggcagatctaaatctcaggtaggccacacaaataaaagcagtagtgattgaatgttcaccattaaaaacctctttggGCCCAATTTTATGTTTATATAACATCCAACCTTCTGATTAGGTCagacatacctggatgaagacaaaaacaaaaaacaaatattagctagatccgaaactttcgtggccccagtttttaatgataggcattcaatcaacattgtttcttgtaatgtggtccacttgagatttcgatctatctcattttagggcttatagcataaaatgatctgaaaaaaatggatggacggtgtggttgaagcaaatacatcatggtgggtccacggagCACTAACCACTAGCCAATCTGCATCCCCTGGATTGAGTGGTATTGTGGAACTGGTCTGGTGAAATCGACCCAATTAAAAAGGGACAAGGCATAGAtgtaagatgatgatgatcaacTACTTGTTATAAAAATAGCAGTAGAAGCAATATTTaactaaaaaaaatagaaacacATGATCGGGCACTTCAAAGAAAACTGTATTATATAGGAAACTAACGATCACGCGCACCCAACGTCATATCCAGACCCGATTATTAAATGGGGCAGTTGAGGGTCATATGGacttgagtccggatcctctgtttccgGGAGGCAGAGAGTCTCTGCCTCCCGCAACCTCATTGGTCCACCTGTACAGACTACATGTAGGcagtttttattttaaaaaataaataaaatttccgTTTGAGCTTCCTAACGGCAACGGCAGCCACTAACGATGCTTTCCATTTCCGTTCTCCGGAGGTTTTTACAAGAGATTTCTTCTCCCGTCTGTGGATTCTAATTTCAAATTCCTTCTTTTACAGATGGATTCAATCAAAGCTCCCGCCGGAAGAAaaattcccttttttcttttgacAATCGGAGGCCCCTCCTTccccaatctctctcaatctcttacGCCCATTTTTCATTGTTCGATTCACGACAGTCTGCCCGCCGATAGCCGATTTCGGCCCATTGAAGTCTATTTCGTCCATTCATCCATCGAAGATTCACCCCATCTCACaggtattttatatattatttaagCAAAGAAATCTGACCAAAATAATGCACCTTTGTAATTTTTTTGCATTGCATATAGGTAGCTAAATATTAATCCTACTCAAAGTTATGTTGATGTTCCTGATTACTTAGGGCAACTGGTTGGTGATGCAGTTTATATAGGAATTTAACTAACTTCTTGATTGATTTTGATCTTCGAACACAGAGTCACCTTAGGATATGTCCCCAACAATTCTAACTGCCCAAATATTAGCAATTGCGGTAATTTTCCGATAAAATTTGTACATAGATTTCAATTCCAGCAACTATGATTAGTTTCCAACAGTGCAAACACAATTTTCAGCCACCAAAATTGGATTTCCAGCAATTAGATATAAAATCCAGCTCACAATCAACCATAAATCCAAATGACTGGAGTGAATTGCAGCACCTATTGCTAGATTCTAACAATCAAAATTCTATAGGAAAATCCACAACTGGCCCATATGCCCAAATATGCCATGAAGAGAACGCTTCAATTTTAATTGGCATTTTAGAATAAATACCCCCAAAACAAAATGTGCCTCACTGTTAGCTCTCCAGCCTGGGCAAAGGTGGGTCGATGTCAGTTATGCAGCCAATCGCCCAACCTCTGCCGGGCAATCATGAGAAAGTTGACCCTGAATCAATGATAATGACACCATGTTTAGCTGTCCAATAAAATATAACAAATCTTCAATCTTCATGTTGGGTATTTCCTACTTACCCTTCCTAATGATCTTATCATAGTGGCATATGATTAATATGCAGAATACTACAAATCTTCATGTTGGATTCATGGAATGATTAATATGCAGAATACTACAAATTACGCAGCATTCCAACATCCTGTGGCAGATTGTAGTAGCAGTTCAATAATTGGAAAAGAAGGACAACAACCCTCATGACATATGAATGTTCTAAGACAAATTTAATTATCTAAATGACATTGATTTTCTACTCCTACTATCGCAAATGTTTGCTTGTACATACAGTAGATTACAAATTTTGGGCACATTTGTTCTTCTCGTTATTTGTTTTAGGTGGCTGTTACTTTTTCCTTAAATTTGTAGTTTTTTGTGGATGATATGCATTTTTTCCGTAAATGACTAGTTCAAAAATTAGATGATTAAACTATGGGTGCTTTACtccttttgttatttattttaggTGGTTATTAGTTTTTCATGAATCGCGTGCTCATACTGTTGTAGATAGTGTTATTGTAGCTGGTTTTTTATTCTTAGATGGCTATGTGGGTGTTGTAAGGCTAGTTAATTGTATGATTTTGGAATTTACTTATTTCTATATTTTAGGTGGGTATTTGCTTCTTTCATGAAATTTGTGCTTGGAATGGAAGTACATGGTGGAATATCAGAATATTCTAGTATTTTTATTCTTCATTGGTTAATTCATCTAGGTGAATTGTAGCTAGGAAAACTATATTCTTGCTTCAGGAATAAGCGATTGAATATTATATGTTTTGttgttataattattattttattttatttgttaaatTTGAGATGGgttgtttcccacctttgaaacaTCTTTTGCGCGTATCAGAAGCATTTTCTTTGTGTATATTTTATAAATGGTTGGAATTGCATTATTGAGTACTCTAATTAGTAGAATGCTATTGTCATATCAACGTTGGATGATAGAATTGATAAGAAGTTTGTTATTTCTTTGGAATGGTTCCATTCTCACTGTAGATTTTTACTCCCTTCATGACTGATTCTCATTTTTCTAGACTGTAAAATTCTCCATATTTTTATGTACGCCATCTAATTCATGTTTGAATAGTTTTCCCAGTGAACCCATCTAAAGTGTTGGTTACCTCTGCTGATTCTGAAATCTGTCTTTAATGGTGTTGATCTCATTCACAAATTtagatgggtgtgtgtgtgtgtgtgtgtgaaaaacaAAGGATGTACAACCATTTGGGTGGGCTCCATGAAAAAACAATAGATTGTATAATTCCAAGCAGGCCCTGCCAAACCAGTTGCAACCACTCATCATCTCCCCACCTTTAGGACTCCTGACAAAAAAATCAACTCCCAAACACACAAACAACAGTGGGCAGTAGAGCTTCTCTCTACATAGCAGAGTAGGAAGCAAATATaagagcttctctctctttctttaggCATTCAATGTCAACAAAACACACTAGCCACACTGCCTCCAATTTCCACCAACCTTGCAAATGCCATCTGTACAGCAACTAGAGCAGGCAAAACAGCACAGCGGCTGGCTCGCTTCCTACCCACCAGCCCACAAGTTGCTCACACGCGCAACGGATAGAGCTGCCAACATTCAGATGGATCAACTCACCACCAAAGATGATTCCCCACTGAATCCAATCTAACAACCCATCTGACATCTAGCTGAGCCATTTGACAACACCAAAGATGATTCCCCACTGAATCCAATATAACAACCCATCAGCTTTCAGCATCCAAACCCAGATATCCCCAAGCAGAGACAAAACACAGCCCCACCTTGTTTTTCTGAAACCAAACACATAATCCTTCAATTAGTGCTCATGCTGTATTCCCTTCAAAATTCTTTTAACTAGTTGTATTTAATTTCTGAAAATGTGATACTGCAGGGATTGCTGGAGGCTCATGTGGAACTTCAACCTTTGCTTCTTAAATCTCATGATCGCTTAAAGGATCTATTATTTTTGGATATTGCCCTTGATTCTACAGTTAGGACGACCGTTGAGAGGGGATATGAGGAGCTAAATAATGTTGAACCAGAGGTGGATTATTGTTGGCATGTCCACAGTTGGTTTCCATTGCACTATCTACTCATTTGGTGTCAGTGtgtttagtttttcttttctgaTTAGTGTCCCTGCTATGTATCTGcttttgggtgtttttttttttttttttttttttggggggggggggggattagcAAATAACAATAAGCTTCTACTAGAAAGAGAAGACCTACATCACCTGTTTCTACTTTTAtcctaaaatatttaaatcaatCTCACCATTCATTTCATTACTACATGTCAGAGATGCTTATTGCCAATAAAGACAAACTCCCGTGCATTGATTGCATTTCTCAGGTTCAGAAACTACAAAAGGAGCTACAAGAGGAGATCGACTTGCATTTTGCTTTGGCAAATACTGTTGCTCAAACTTCTACACCTTTGTCTGATTCTCCTTCTCAGATTCCCACCAAGGTAACCTTCCTATATTCATGTCTTTGTTCTGTGTGTTTCCCTATCTTGTTAGGTAATCATATCTTGCAATTATTGGGTCTTTGTGTTGCTATTTATGTGCTCATGTATTTTGCAGGCTCAGGAGCTGTTGTCTAACAAAGATGTGCTCGAGATCACAGTTCTAAAGCTTGAAGAAGAATTGATTGCCTTGCATTTTCTACTTAGTCAAGAGAGGAATGAACGTATGTAATTTGGAGCCCTGATCTTCAATATTAATGCTAGAGAAGGATCCTTCAATTTGGTTACTTCCACTTCTTTATGCTTATAATACATATTATTTGATATTTCCAAATGGACCCTCGAATTTATAGTATATGTAGTTCAAAACTGGAAGCTAATCATGAGCTTTCTACATAGAACTCACGATCATGCAGCAGAGACAACCTCATATTAGTTTTGGTTATCATGCCAATGCccattcatttaaaaaaataaaaataaaaaaaattgtaattgtTACTGAAATATTTAGCAAATGACAtttgttaaaaattttatttgtttCATGTCTTTCTTAGCTGCATTGTGTCCCGTATATCTTCCCATTATCCATCTAGAAGATATTATTCCTTTCCTTAATTTTGGGTCTTGACTAAAACTCATTGTTCATGTCATAAGGATTAATCACGTTTAGCGCAACCTCAAGGACTAATCAGCTACGGATCTAATCTGTAGCAAAATATAGCTATGGCTTTTATCCATAGTCTTTGATCCTCTTTCTGGTAGTAATTATTTTTAGTTTATACGCATTTATTTTATCAAATTTCAACTAAAGAGGCCTCATCTCCAAGATTGCTCCAGTTAACACCTGGCTGATTGGATGTTCTTTTCAATTTAATTGGCAACCCCGTCACTTTTTCTAAtggaaccccatcactttatccagtaatctcgtcactttgtctacaataaccttgtcactttgtctaacaTACCTTTAACTTTAACTAGTGAAATCTCATACCTTTGTCCAACAACCCCGTCACTCCGTCTGTTAAAACCCCGTCATTTTGTCTACTGTATATCGTCACTTTATAttgcaaccttgtcactttgtgtaGTAAACCGCGTTACTTTGTAccacaacctcgtcactttgtctactaaaccccgttactttgtcctacaacctcgtcactttgtctactaaaccccgtcactttgtcctaCAATTCATTTAGTGGAACCAGGTCACTTTGTTCATCAATTCATTTAGTGGAACCaggtcactttgtctagtgaaccccgtcactttgtaatgTAACCTAGTCAATTCATTTAGTGGAACCAGGTCACTTTGTCcggcaacccgtcacttttttcaacaatctaatggttggattggattgcaacctcgtcactgtGTCTGGTGAACCCCGTCACCTTGTACTGCAAGCCCGTCACTTTGTTTAATGAACCCCATCAccttgtactgcaacctcgtcactttgtctaatgaaccctgtcactttgtactgccaCCATgccactttgtctagtgaaccccgtcactttataatGTAACTTCGTCAATTCATTTAGTGGAACCAGGTCAccttgtctagtgaaccccgtcactttgtaatgTAACCTCATCAATTTATTTAGTGGAATCAGGTCACTTTGTCcggcaacccgtcacttttttcaacaatctaatggttggattagattgcaacctcgtcactgtGTCTGGTAAACCCCGTCACCttgtactgcaaccctgtcactttgtttaatgaaccccgtcactttgtactgcaatctcGTCATTTTGTTtggcaacccgtcacttttttcaacaatctaccGGTTGCATTGGGCCTCGATAAAGTCAATGGTCGTGCCGCATAcaaataaaatattcaaatgaGAGACATCCACCCCTTAAATTTAAAGGACCCACCACgttgaaccccgttactttgtccagcaacctcgTCACTTCGTCTAACAAAGGGCTCtggtaaggttttaatggtgggtgttcaatcaccaccgtttcctatggtgtggtccacttgagatttcgatttgTTAAATTTTTGCGACATTGTCCTAAAAtgggatggaaaaatggatagacgtgagtggatatacaacacatcatcagggtgggccctatggtaag is a genomic window containing:
- the LOC131255836 gene encoding alpha-glucan water dikinase, chloroplastic-like isoform X2; protein product: MVEYQNILGLLEAHVELQPLLLKSHDRLKDLLFLDIALDSTVRTTVERGYEELNNVEPEVQKLQKELQEEIDLHFALANTVAQTSTPLSDSPSQIPTKAQELLSNKDVLEITVLKLEEELIALHFLLSQERNERM
- the LOC131255836 gene encoding uncharacterized protein LOC131255836 isoform X1; amino-acid sequence: MDSIKAPAGRKIPFFLLTIGGPSFPNLSQSLTPIFHCSIHDSLPADSRFRPIEVYFVHSSIEDSPHLTEMLIANKDKLPCIDCISQVQKLQKELQEEIDLHFALANTVAQTSTPLSDSPSQIPTKAQELLSNKDVLEITVLKLEEELIALHFLLSQERNERM
- the LOC131255836 gene encoding uncharacterized protein LOC131255836 isoform X3, yielding MVEYQNILGLLEAHVELQPLLLKSHDRLKDLLFLDIALDSTVRTTVERGYEELNNVEPERCLLPIKTNSRALIAFLRFRNYKRSYKRRSTCILLWQILLLKLLHLCLILLLRFPPRLRSCCLTKMCSRSQF
- the LOC131255836 gene encoding uncharacterized protein LOC131255836 isoform X4, yielding MKFVLGMEVHGGISEYSKMLIANKDKLPCIDCISQVQKLQKELQEEIDLHFALANTVAQTSTPLSDSPSQIPTKAQELLSNKDVLEITVLKLEEELIALHFLLSQERNERM